TCTCGTGGTCCTCACCGGAGACATCATGCGGATGCCCGGCCTTCCGCGACGGCCCCGAGCCGAGGACATCGATCTCGTCGAAGGCCAGATCGAGGGACTCCAATAGACCCAGTTACAAATCGCGGGCGGAGCCGACCCGTCGGCTCGAAGGGCGGACGACTTCGGGCTCGGGGGTGAAATCCTCGCCGGGGTTGACGAAGCGGTTCATCTCGATCTGGTACTGTCGATCGTAGAGCTCTCGATAGCGACCCCCGATGGCCAGAAGGGCATCGTGACTTCCGCGCTCGACGATTCTGCCTCCCTCGAGCACGAGGATCTGATCGGCGCTCACGATCGTGGACAGGCGATGAGCGATCACGAAGGTCGTTCGTCCCTTCCTCAGCGACCGCAGGCCATCCTGGATCATCGCTTCGCTCTCGCTGTCGAGGCTCGACGTCGCCTCGTCGAGAACGAGGATCTCGGGATCCGAAAGGATGGCGCGGGCGATGGCGATACGCTGCCGCTGCCCGCCCGAGAGCTTGACGCCTCGCTCACCCACGACGGTGTCATAGCCTTCGGGAAACCGCTCGACGAACTCGTCGCAGTGGGCGATGCGACTGACGCCGCGAATCTCGGCATCGGTCGCCTCCGGCCGGGAGTAAGCGATGTTCTCCCGCACGGTTCCATCGAAAAGGAAGTTGTCCTGAAGGACGACGGCGACGTGCCGCCGGTAATCACGGAGCTTGAGCTTGGTCAGGTCCCTTCCGTCGACGAGGATCCGGCCGGTCCTGGGACGGTTGAAGGTGAGGACGAGGCTGATGAGCGTGCTCTTACCCGAGCCGCTCGATCCAACCAGAGCGGTGGTCGTGCCCGCGGGCGCTTCGAACGATATGCTTTCGAGAACCGGTATGCCTTCCCGATACGCGAACCCGACGTTCTCGAAGCTTATGTCGCCTCGAATCGCGCCGACGGGGTCGCAATCCCGGTCCCGCTCGTCTTCGGTCGCCAGACTTCGGATCTCGCGAATCCGGTCGAGGCCGGCGAAAGCCTCGCTGAGCTGGGTGGAGATCGAGGAGATCTGAACGAGCGGGGCGGCCACGAGACCGGTGAAGAAGATG
The sequence above is a segment of the Vicinamibacteria bacterium genome. Coding sequences within it:
- a CDS encoding formate--tetrahydrofolate ligase gives rise to the protein LVVLTGDIMRMPGLPRRPRAEDIDLVEGQIEGLQ
- a CDS encoding ABC transporter ATP-binding protein is translated as MRLSGLSRRAERTRGSSRSVSGGDGKPGLSVVWTEAKDVIWERRYRLALGFVLMLIGRLAGLVLPASSKYLIDEVIANSRSELLVPLAAAAGLATLIQASTAFGLSQLLGVAAQRAITEMRKKVNQHILRLPISYFDSVKSGELISRVMTDAEGIRNLVGTGLVQLFGGLLTASVSLGVLFYLNWRLTSLTLVVLAAFGIGMAFAFTRLRPLFRKRSELNATATGRLGETFAGIRIVKAYTAEKREARTFAHNVHELFRNVAKSVTAISGVSSLSTIVLGAVGVLMIVVGGRAILSGQMTLGDFVMYIFFTGLVAAPLVQISSISTQLSEAFAGLDRIREIRSLATEDERDRDCDPVGAIRGDISFENVGFAYREGIPVLESISFEAPAGTTTALVGSSGSGKSTLISLVLTFNRPRTGRILVDGRDLTKLKLRDYRRHVAVVLQDNFLFDGTVRENIAYSRPEATDAEIRGVSRIAHCDEFVERFPEGYDTVVGERGVKLSGGQRQRIAIARAILSDPEILVLDEATSSLDSESEAMIQDGLRSLRKGRTTFVIAHRLSTIVSADQILVLEGGRIVERGSHDALLAIGGRYRELYDRQYQIEMNRFVNPGEDFTPEPEVVRPSSRRVGSARDL